The DNA segment CTGGATCAGGAAGAACCAGTGGAAATACACGGTGGCCAGCGCCTGATCGGTCAAGGCGAAGGTGGTCAGGGTCGGCGCGATGTCCATGATGCACGCGCTGGCGACGCGCGCCTCGTGGTCGAGGCACAGGCGATGCACCACCCGCGCGCCGCGATCGTGCCCGGCGACGTGAAAGCGCTCGTGGCCGAGCGCCGTCATCAGCTCCGCCATGTCCTGCGCCATCGCCCGCTTCGACTGGTTGGCCGCGTCGGGCAGCGACGGCGGCTTGCCCGAATCGCCGTAGCCGCGCAAATCCGGGATCACCAGTTCGAAATCGGCGGCGAGCAGCGGCGCCAGCTTGTGCCACATGGCGTGCGTCTCCGGGTAGCCGTGCAGTAACAGCAGCGCCGGCTTGCCCGGATTGGGCCGCAGCCGCAAGTGAATCTCGGTGCCGCTGACGGCGACGCGCCGCGCGGCAAACGAGGTGTCGAACAGGCTCATGCGCCGCCTCCGCTCATCGCGATCGAGCGCGGCCTACTTCGCCTTGTAGGTATCGAGGTTGATGCCCTCGCGCGCCATCGCCGCCGCCACCGCCGGCTGCGCCGCGACGCGGGCGACATAGGCCTGGTAGCCCGGCAGCGAGGCCGGATCGATGCCGCCGAGCCCGCCCCAGCGCAGGAATGTCAGCGCGTAGGCATCGACGAAAGAAAGTTTGTCGCCGAGCAGGAAAGGCCCCGCCTCTTGCGCCCGCTTCTGGATGCGCTCCAGGCACTCGCGGAACGCCGCCACGGCGGTGCTCTTCACATCCGCCTGGGCGGCTTCGCCGGTGGCAAACTTGCTCGGGCGGAAGATGTGCGTGAAGGTCGGATGCACGGTGTTGTTCATCCAGGCGAACAGCGACATCGCCTGCGCCCGCTGCCAGCTGTCGGCCGGCAGCAGCCCGGCCTGCGGAAAGCGCCGGTCGAGGTAATCGCAGATCGCCACGATCTGGTTCAGCGGCTTGCCGTCGACCACCAGCAGCGGCACCTGGCCCAGCGGATTCAGCGCCAGGTATTCCGGCGTCTGCTGTTCGCCCTTGTGCAGTTTCACCGTCTGGGTTTCGATTTCCTCGCCCGTCGCGGCCTTGATCGCTTCGATGCCGACATGGGGGACGAACGAGCAGGCGCCGGGGCCAAAATATAGTTTCATCATAGTTATTCTCCTGTGGGGTCGGGGTTGATGCAGAGGGCAATTCTCGCACGGACGGGCGGTAGAGGCAGCGCAGCCCTACCCGGAAAATTCAAGCGTCGCGACGTCCGGGAAGCCTGCCGCTCATTGCCAACTGCGGCAGTTCGCCCCGCGAATCGGGCGCTTCGTCGCAATTGGCTCGCCCGGCGCAGGCGCATTGCGGAAACTGCCTCCACCCCAAACCCACAGGAGCTCGCCATGCAGCAGGAATTCACCCCCATGATCCTCATCCACCTCGGCGCGGCCCTCGCTGCGCTGGTCCTCGGCATCGCCGTGTTCCTGCGTCGCAAGGGCAACCTCGCCCACCGCGTGCTGGGCCGCGCCTGGGTCGGCCTGATGCTGGTGACGGCGATCACGACCTACTGGATCAGGGGCGGCGGCAACTTCTCGTGGATCCACGGCCTGTCGGTGATCTCGCTGGTCGCGCTCTGCTTCGCGGTCTACTTCGCCATGACCGGCAATATCCTGCGCCACCAGAGAATCATGAAGGGCGTGTTTTTCGGCGGCCTCGTCGTTGCCGGAGCCTTCACCTTGCTGCCCGCGCGCCTGCTGGGTCACGCGCTGCGGTCTTCGCTCGGCGTGATCTGACAGCGCCGGCCCCAAGCGCGCGCACTGCCCGACGCGCAAACCCGCGGCTGGCTCATCGCCACTCAATCCTGAAACGGTTGTTCAGGCTTCGCGGCCCAGAGATTTCAGTACCGTATAATGTTTTTTATGCAAACCGCTCCCCTTTAACCTCCGCCGACAGGAGCAAGAGCAATGAATGCCACCGAACAGGTATTAATCGAGAAGCTCAAACAACTGCCGCCGCAGCGCTTGGCGGAAGTCGAGGACTTTGTGGATTTCCTGCGTACGCGCGAGGATGAACAGCGCCTCACCCAAGCCGCCGCCAAAGTCGCCGAGGAGAGCTTTGCCGCCGTATGGAATAACGACGAAGACGCCGCCTACGATAGGATGTGACGATGGCGCACTCTTTCGGCGATGTGGTGTTGGTGCCGTTCCCCTTCACGGACCAATCAGGCGCGAAGAAGCGGCCCGCCGTCATAGTTTCCAGCAGCGGCTACAACGCCGGCCGGCGCGATCTGGTCATCATGGCGATTACCAGTCAGGTGCGCACACCGCTCGGATTCGGAGAGGCGCTCATCGCCGATTGGCAGGCCGCCGGCCTCATCAAGCCGTCCGTTGCTGAAACCCGTGGTCACGACCATCGAGCAGGGGCTTGTTGTCCGCACCATGGGCGCGCTTTCGACCGCCGATTTGCGCAGCTTGCGAGAAACTATCGCCCAAGCTATCGGCTGAATCAGTCGCACGATTTAAATCGAGCACGATCCATTCATCCAATGCGCAAGACGAAATCAAAAATTCTTGAGGCCGTCCACGACACGACCAAGGGCCTGTACAAGGCCGGCGTTATGGACATGATGACGCTGCGTGAATTCGACTGCCTCTGCCTGCCCCCGGTCGAACCGCTGGAGCCGGAGCAGATCAAGCATATCCGCGAGGCCTCGCGTGTCAGCCAGGCAGTCTTTGCCCGCCTGCTGAACACCAGCCTATCGACGGTGCAGAAGTGGGAAATCGGCCAGAAAAAACCGACGGGCACCGCCCTGAAACTGCTTCATTTGGTGCAGAAGCGCGGGCTGGAAGTTGTCGCCTGAATCGGCGGCGCGCTGATCGCCGTCCCGTCAGCGCCGACTATTGGCGCTCGCTCAAAACAATATCGAACCCGACCCCAATAGCTCTCTCGGCGCCCGCGGGAAAATCTCCTTGGCCCATTGCGGCTGGTTGTGCCGGCCGATATGCCAGAAGCGCTCAATGGCCGCTTGATCGGGTGAGACGTATCGATTGCACATGGCGCAAGTGTAGAGCGTGGGCCCCTTTCACTCAAATGTCGGCGGAGAAACTGAGGGGCAGTTCGGCAAGGCATGGAGAGTCGGCTCTGGTGACACGGCGATGCAAGGGGTCAAATCACTCTGATGATCATCTAGCCGGCCTCCGACCACCGCAGTGGCGGTGGTCGGAGACCGGCTAGATGATCATCAGCTTCGAATTGAATTTCACCTCAGCCTGAATCGCCGTCTCACCAACGTCGCCGGTCGCCGAAACCGAAGCGGCCCGGATCGCGAAACTCAGGCAGCGACGTGCTGCCCTGGTTCTACCGAAAGCTTCATGCCTACGGCCTTTAACACCGCCAGAAGGGTTTTCAGCGTGGGATTGCCCTTGGCCGACAAGGTGCGGTACAGCGATTCCCTGCTGATACCGGCTTCGGCGGCCACCGCCCCCAGCCCTCCGTAAGCTTCGGCGACGGTTCGCAGCGCAAGAAGAGCCGCGGCCCGGTCATCCGGATCATCCAGCGATTCCATTGCCGCCTTGAGATATTCCACCGCCAGTTCGCGGTCCGCGCGAAGCTCGGCTACCTCGCGCTCGTGATGAGAAACCGCTGCGGCCACTTTCTTGTTCATGCTTGCCTCCGTATCCAATCGGCCCAGTAATCCTTGGCCGTCCTGATGTCCGTCGCCTGTGTCTTCTTCGATCCGCCCGACAACAGAATGACGATTGTCCGACCGTGGCGCCCCAAATAGACCCGATACCCGGCGCCGAGATGCTCCCGCAGTTCCAGAACACCATCGCCCACCGGCTCGCAATCGCCAAAATTGCCGGCCTCGATCCGCTTCAGGCGAAGCCGAACCTTGGCTTGCGCCTGCTTGTCGCGCAGTGATAGCAGCCACTCGGTGACCGGCTCATGACCATTGGCGGTTTGGTATCGGAAAACTTCAATCATGGAAAAGTGTAGCTTACAAGCTACACCAATGCAAGCGCTGCGCCCGCCGTTCCACCAGCGCCGACTCTTGGCCGCGGGCCGGAATCAGTTACCCAAAAACCTCGGCTTCTGCTTCGCCACGAAACCACGCACCCCCCGCGCGAAATCCTGCGTCATGGCGCAGGCGGCGAAGCTGTCCTGTTCGGCTTGTAACTGTTCCGCGAGCTTGCGGTTGAGGGATTCGTTGATCAGGAGCTTGGTGCGGCCCAGCGCGATGGTCGGGCCATTCGCCAGTTCCAGCGCCAGGGCCTGCGTGGCGGCGGCCAGTTCGGCTGCTGGTACCACGCGATTGACGAGGCCGAGTTCCAGCGCGCGGGCGGCGTTGAAGCGCTCGCCGAGCAGGGCGATTTCCATGGCCTGTTTCGCGCCCACCAGGCGCGGCAGGGCGTAGGTGCTGCCGCCATCGGGCGAGGTGCCAATGTGGCGGTAGGCCAGCGTGAAATAGCTGCTGTCGGCGGCGATGGCGAGGTCGCAGGCGGACATCAGCGAGAAGCCGAAGCCGGCGACGGCGCCGCGCACGCTGGCGATCACGGGCTTTTCCATGGTGCGAATGCTGGTCACGGCCTCGTGCACTTCGCCGATCAGGCGTTCGAGCAGGGCGCGCCGCTCGGCGGCGGGAGCGTCCAGCGTCTCATGGAAGGCCTTGATGTCACCGCCGGCCATGAAGTGCTCGCCGGCGCCCTGGATGACCACGGCGCGCACCGTGGCATCGCCGGCCACATGCCTCGTCGTGGCGCGCAGGCCGTCGGCCATGGCCATGTCGAGCGCATTGAGCGCCTTGGGCCGGTTGAGGGTAATGGTGGCGATGCCGCTGGCGGCATCGGTTTCCAGCAGAACGCCGTCGCCGTTCATTCCCTGCTCCTGAAGAGCGCTTCGATTTCGTCGGCGTAGGTCTTGTAGATGCTGGAGCGGCGCACCTTCATGGTCGCCGTGACTTCGCCGTCGTCGTGGTCGAGTTCCTTGGTCAGCAGGTGGAACTTGCGGATGTGCGCGACCTGCGCCATCTGTTCGTTGCCGCGCCGCACCTCGGCTTCGACCAGCTCGCGCACCTGCGGCGTTTCGACCAGCGAACGGAAATGGGTGAAGGCGAGGCGCTGCGATTCGGCCCATTTGCCTACTGTCTCGAAGTCGATCTGGATCAGCGCCGCGACGTACTTGCGGCCGTCGGCGACGATGATGCATTCCTTGATGAAGGGGCTGGCCTTCATAGTGTTTTCGATTTCGGAGGGCGTCAGGTTCTTGCCGCCGGCGGTGATCATGATGTCCTTGAGGCGGTCGACGATCTTGAGCTGGCCGTCGCTTTCGGTGACCACGTCGCCGGTGTGCAGCCAGCCGTCGACAATGGACGCGGCCGTCGCCTCCGGGTTCTTGTAATAGCCGGCGAAGACCATCTCGCCGCGGACCTGCAACTCGCCCTGCGCCGACAGCCGGTGCTCGCAGCCCTGGATGCAGGTGCCCACGGTGCCGATGCGGACCTGGTCGAGGCGCTGGCCGGTGATCATGCCGGTGGTTTCGGTGAGGCCATAGACTTCCACCAGCGGCACGCCGAGGGTGCGGAAGAAGCGGATCACGGCCGGCGAGATCGGCGCGGCGCCGGTCATCGCCACGTGCACATCGCGCAGGCCGATGAAGTTTTGCAGGGCGCGGAAGATCAGCCAGTAGTAGAGCGCGAACACCATGCGTTCGCCGAAGCTGCGCTGCTGCGCCGACTTCTCGGCGAAGGTCGCGCAGTCCTGCATGGCGCGGGCGAACAGCCAGCGGCGCAGGCCGCCGGTTTCCTGCATCTTGATGCTGATCGCGGCGTGCAGCTTTTCCCAGATGCGCGGCACGCCGAGGAACATGTTGGGCGCCACTTCGCGCAGGTCTTCCTGCACGGTGCGGATCGATTCGCCGAAATTCACCTGCGAGCCGAGATAGATCGGGCAGAAGGTGGTCAGCATCTGCTCGGCGACGTGGCACAGCGGCAGGTAGGACAGATGCGTGGTGTCGGCATCGAGTTCCAGGTGGTCGATGAGGCCCGGCGTCACGCCGCGGATGTTGGCGTAGCTGATCATCGCGCCCTTGGGCTTGCCGGTGGATCCTGACGTATAGATCATCAGCGCGAGGTCGTCGAGTTTCTGCGCGGCGAGCGCGTCGTCGACCAGCGTGCGGTGCACGGCTTCGTAGTCGACGCCGAGGGCCTCGACCTCGTCGAAGGCGATGACGTGGTCGCGATGTTGGGCGGACGTGTTGCGCAGGCCCTTCTTTTCCATGACGACGATCTTCTTGATGCAGGGCAGATCGCCCAGCGCGGCCAGCACCTTGTCGGTCTGCTCCTGGTCTTCGCAGACCACGATGTCCACGTCGGCATGGCCCAGCACGTAGGCCACTTCGAGGGTCGGGCTGGTGGGATAGACGCCGACCGCGACGGCGCCAACGAGGCCGCAGCCCATCTGGCTCAGCACCCATTCGAGGCGGTTCTCGGCAATGATGCCGACCCGGCCGCCGGCCGGCAGGCCCAGCGCGCGCAGGCCGAGGCCGAAATGGCAGGCGCGGCGGTGGTAGCCGTCCCAGGTGATCGGATTCCAGATGCCGAAATCCTTCTGCCGGATGGCGATGCGCTGCGGCATGCGCCGCGCGTTCTCGCGCAGCATCTGTGGCAGGGTGAGTTCGGGGAGCGGATTGTTCATGACGCCTCCGCCGGGCCGCCCCAAGGAGGCGTCCGTCCAGCAAACCGGAAGCGACGCAGTCGCTGAACCGTGGCTACCCCTTTTCCTGGAAAAGGGGCTGGGGGATATGTCGTCATGACAGCCAGCGCTTGCGGCGCTTGTAGTGCTTGATGTCGCGGAAGCTGCGCGCCGCGCCCTCGCCCGCCATGCCGAGGTAGAACTCGCGCACGTCGGGGTCGCCGGCCAGCTTTTCGGCGGGGCCGTCGATCACCACCTTGCCGGTTTCCATGATGTAGCCGGTATGGGCGACGGCCAGCGCCACCGAGGCGTTCTGCTCGACCAGCAGCATGGAGACGCCCTGCTCCCGGTTGATGCGGGCGATGATGGTGAAGATGTTCTCCACCAGCAGCGGCGAGAGGCCCAGCGAGGGCTCGTCGAGCAGCATCACCTTGGGCCGCGCGATCAGGGCGCGACCGATCGCCAGCATCTGTTGTTCGCCGCCGGACAGGTAGCCGGCGAGGCCGCGCTTGCGTTCGTGCAGCCGCGGAAAATATTCATACACCAGATCAAAGTCGGCGCTGGTGGCACGGCGACCGGTGAGCGCATAGGTGGCGGCGACGAGGTTCTCTTCGACCGTCAGGTCCTCGAACACGCGCCGCCCTTCCATCACATGGAACAGGCCGGAACGCACCAGTTCATGCGGCTTCAGGCGCGCGGTATCGACGCCGTCGAGCACGACGCTGCCGCGGGTCATCTCGCCGTCCTCCAGCGCCAGCAGACCGGACACGGCTTTCAGCGTGGTGGTCTTGCCGGCGCCGTTGGACCCGAGCAGGGCGACGATCTGCCCCCGCGGCAGGCGCAGGGACAGACCGCGCAG comes from the Sulfuritalea hydrogenivorans sk43H genome and includes:
- a CDS encoding enoyl-CoA hydratase/isomerase family protein, whose amino-acid sequence is MNGDGVLLETDAASGIATITLNRPKALNALDMAMADGLRATTRHVAGDATVRAVVIQGAGEHFMAGGDIKAFHETLDAPAAERRALLERLIGEVHEAVTSIRTMEKPVIASVRGAVAGFGFSLMSACDLAIAADSSYFTLAYRHIGTSPDGGSTYALPRLVGAKQAMEIALLGERFNAARALELGLVNRVVPAAELAAATQALALELANGPTIALGRTKLLINESLNRKLAEQLQAEQDSFAACAMTQDFARGVRGFVAKQKPRFLGN
- a CDS encoding DUF2281 domain-containing protein, whose translation is MNATEQVLIEKLKQLPPQRLAEVEDFVDFLRTREDEQRLTQAAAKVAEESFAAVWNNDEDAAYDRM
- a CDS encoding ABC transporter ATP-binding protein; translated protein: MQDAVLEINNIEVIYNKAVQVLRGLSLRLPRGQIVALLGSNGAGKTTTLKAVSGLLALEDGEMTRGSVVLDGVDTARLKPHELVRSGLFHVMEGRRVFEDLTVEENLVAATYALTGRRATSADFDLVYEYFPRLHERKRGLAGYLSGGEQQMLAIGRALIARPKVMLLDEPSLGLSPLLVENIFTIIARINREQGVSMLLVEQNASVALAVAHTGYIMETGKVVIDGPAEKLAGDPDVREFYLGMAGEGAARSFRDIKHYKRRKRWLS
- a CDS encoding type II toxin-antitoxin system PemK/MazF family toxin, which translates into the protein MAHSFGDVVLVPFPFTDQSGAKKRPAVIVSSSGYNAGRRDLVIMAITSQVRTPLGFGEALIADWQAAGLIKPSVAETRGHDHRAGACCPHHGRAFDRRFAQLARNYRPSYRLNQSHDLNRARSIHPMRKTKSKILEAVHDTTKGLYKAGVMDMMTLREFDCLCLPPVEPLEPEQIKHIREASRVSQAVFARLLNTSLSTVQKWEIGQKKPTGTALKLLHLVQKRGLEVVA
- a CDS encoding glutathione S-transferase family protein, which encodes MMKLYFGPGACSFVPHVGIEAIKAATGEEIETQTVKLHKGEQQTPEYLALNPLGQVPLLVVDGKPLNQIVAICDYLDRRFPQAGLLPADSWQRAQAMSLFAWMNNTVHPTFTHIFRPSKFATGEAAQADVKSTAVAAFRECLERIQKRAQEAGPFLLGDKLSFVDAYALTFLRWGGLGGIDPASLPGYQAYVARVAAQPAVAAAMAREGINLDTYKAK
- a CDS encoding addiction module antidote protein, translated to MNKKVAAAVSHHEREVAELRADRELAVEYLKAAMESLDDPDDRAAALLALRTVAEAYGGLGAVAAEAGISRESLYRTLSAKGNPTLKTLLAVLKAVGMKLSVEPGQHVAA
- a CDS encoding alpha/beta fold hydrolase yields the protein MSLFDTSFAARRVAVSGTEIHLRLRPNPGKPALLLLHGYPETHAMWHKLAPLLAADFELVIPDLRGYGDSGKPPSLPDAANQSKRAMAQDMAELMTALGHERFHVAGHDRGARVVHRLCLDHEARVASACIMDIAPTLTTFALTDQALATVYFHWFFLIQAAPLPERMIAADPASWLKGCLSRWSMGNEAAFSAEAVDEFVRCFSDPEAIRASCDDYRAAAGIDLRHDEADAHQRINAPLLVLWGARGFVGRSYDVLALWREKARDVRGRGLDCGHFLPEELPAEVAAAMRDFHAEIGAAH
- a CDS encoding type II toxin-antitoxin system RelE/ParE family toxin yields the protein MIEVFRYQTANGHEPVTEWLLSLRDKQAQAKVRLRLKRIEAGNFGDCEPVGDGVLELREHLGAGYRVYLGRHGRTIVILLSGGSKKTQATDIRTAKDYWADWIRRQA
- a CDS encoding DUF2306 domain-containing protein produces the protein MQQEFTPMILIHLGAALAALVLGIAVFLRRKGNLAHRVLGRAWVGLMLVTAITTYWIRGGGNFSWIHGLSVISLVALCFAVYFAMTGNILRHQRIMKGVFFGGLVVAGAFTLLPARLLGHALRSSLGVI
- a CDS encoding AMP-dependent synthetase/ligase; the protein is MNNPLPELTLPQMLRENARRMPQRIAIRQKDFGIWNPITWDGYHRRACHFGLGLRALGLPAGGRVGIIAENRLEWVLSQMGCGLVGAVAVGVYPTSPTLEVAYVLGHADVDIVVCEDQEQTDKVLAALGDLPCIKKIVVMEKKGLRNTSAQHRDHVIAFDEVEALGVDYEAVHRTLVDDALAAQKLDDLALMIYTSGSTGKPKGAMISYANIRGVTPGLIDHLELDADTTHLSYLPLCHVAEQMLTTFCPIYLGSQVNFGESIRTVQEDLREVAPNMFLGVPRIWEKLHAAISIKMQETGGLRRWLFARAMQDCATFAEKSAQQRSFGERMVFALYYWLIFRALQNFIGLRDVHVAMTGAAPISPAVIRFFRTLGVPLVEVYGLTETTGMITGQRLDQVRIGTVGTCIQGCEHRLSAQGELQVRGEMVFAGYYKNPEATAASIVDGWLHTGDVVTESDGQLKIVDRLKDIMITAGGKNLTPSEIENTMKASPFIKECIIVADGRKYVAALIQIDFETVGKWAESQRLAFTHFRSLVETPQVRELVEAEVRRGNEQMAQVAHIRKFHLLTKELDHDDGEVTATMKVRRSSIYKTYADEIEALFRSRE